The genomic segment GCACCACGATGCGGTCGGCGAGCCGCGCCGCCTCTTCGAGATTGTGGGTGACGTAGACCGCGCCCATGCCGCCATCGGCAAGCAGGCGGATGAAATCCTCCATCAAGAGCTCGCGGGTCTGCGAATCCAGCGCTGACAGCGGCTCGTCCATCAAGAGGATCGCGGGCCTCACCGCAAGCGCGCGCGAGATGCCGACGCGCTGGCGCATGCCGCCGGAGAGCTGCTTGGGATAGGTCTGGCGAAAATCGGTGAGGCCGGTGCGGCGCAGCGCATCCTCCACCAGGGCGCGGCGCTGCGCGGCCGAGAGCTGGGTGTGCAGCAGCGGGAATTCGACGTTTTCCTCGACCGTGGCCCAGGGCAGCAGCGCAAAGTCCTGGAACACGAAGGTCAGCGGATTGAGACTATCCGCCGGCGGCGCGCCGCGCAGCTCCGGCGCGCCGGAGGTCGGCTGCAACAGCCCGCCGAGGATCGACAGCAGCGTGCTCTTGCCGCAGCCGGAGGGCCCCACGATCGCCACCACCTCGCCGGCACCGACGGTGAAAGAGACGTCGTCGAGCACGGCGAGATCGCCGAAGCGATGGGTGATGTGGTTGGCGATCAGGTCCATGCGATGAGCCCGCTTTCTTCACCCTCCCCTGGAGGGGGAGGGTCGGTTTGCATGCAGCGAAGCGAAATGCAAACCGGGGTGGGGTGACGGTCCATCCGCAAGGATACTGACAGCGCTTGCTCTCGAACTTCCCGCGAAGAGTTTGAGCAAACGACGGACAGACCGCCGCCGTGGCTCACCCCACCCCGCTCGCTCCGGACGATGCTGCGCATCGCCGGCGCGATCGACCCTCCCCCTCCAGGGGAGGGTGGCAGATCGTCCGCCGCGAGAGACTGCACCATCAGCATCAATCCGCCTTCACGAATTCCTTCACAATGATCGCATCCGCATCAAAGCCCTTGTCGGCAAAGCCCTGCTCCTGCAGCCATTTGATCTGGTTGTCGACGTTCTTGACGTCGAGCTTGCCCTCGGGGTCGATATAGGCGCAGTTGCCGACCACCTGTTCGACCGGCAGGTTGGTGTACTTGGCGATGATCTCCAGGAGCGGCCTGGTCTTGTCGTTGATCGGGGCGACACCGTCCTTCATCGCGGCGAGGATGACGTCGTGATATTCGCGGTCGGCTTTCGCGAGCACGCCGAGGAATTTCGTCACCAGCGCCTTGTTGGCCAGCGTCTTCGGCGACGCGAATACCGCGCCCAGCTGCCACGGCGTCTCGTCGCCGACCCAGCCCAAAAATTTCGCGCCACCCTCGTCCATCAGCTTTCGCGCGGTCGAGATCGGGAGCAAGGCGGCATCGACGGTCTCGCCCTTGAGCGCGGCGGCGGCATTCGACAGCGATTGCAGCGGCACGATCTTCACGTCCGCCAGCTTGAAGCCGTATTTGTCGGCGAGCAGGCCGAGCGAATAGTGGAAGCTCGATCCGACCTGCGTCATCGCCACGCGCTTGCCGGCGAGGTCCTTCGGTGTCTTCAGGCCGCTCGCATAGGCGTTGTTGCTGGCGAAATAGCCGATCAAGGGGTAGCCGGGCTTCTCGCGGCTCATGCCGCCGATCACCTTCAGCACTCCCTTGCCGGCGAGATTGTAGAGCCCGGCGGTGAAGGCGGTGACGCCGAAATCGACGTCGCCCGAGGTGGTGGCGACCGCAATCGGCTGCGCTGCGTCGAAGAACTTCAGCTCGATATCCAGGCCGGCCTCACGGAAATAGCCCTTGTCCAGCGCGATGAAGACCGGCGCCGACGAAGACAGGCGGAGCACGCCGATCTTGGCTTTCAGCGCATCCTCGGCCCGCGCCGTGCCCATTGCCATGATCGCCATCAGGCCCGCTACCGCGAGCCGCGCAATCCCGATCATCCCGTTTCCTCCGCTTTGTCTTGCAGTGCGTCACAGGCCTTCGGGCACCGCCTGGTCCCCTCCGATGAAGGCGCCCTGTTGTTTCAACGTTTCCTGCAACTTTTCAATGGGGATTTCGCGTGGAATTCGGTTTCCGGACAGCGCCAGCGCGGCGGCGGAACCGGCGGCCTCACCCATCGCGAAGCAGGCCCCGGAGACCCGCGCCGCCGACTGTCCCTCATGGGTCATCGAGGCACAGCGGCCGGCGACCAGGAGATTGTCGACGCCTTCAGGGACCAGCATCCGGTAAGGCAGCTCGTTGTAGCCGCGCGATTCCGGGATCGGCGGGAAGGTGAAGACGACGTCACCGGGCACATGGGCCTCGATCGGCCAGCCGTTGACGCCGATGCAATCGGCGAACGAGGCACAGCCGAGCACGTCCTCACCGCTGAGCTGGTAGCCGCCTTTGATGCGGCGGGTCTCGCGGATGCCGAGCTGTGGCGGCAGGTCGACGATGTAGGACTTCTCAAACCCCGGCACCGCGCTGCGCAGGAATTCATACGCGGCGAGCGCCTGCTTGCGCCCCTCGATCTCGCCGCGGGTGAGATCGTCGGGCTCGATTCCGTTGATGGCGTGACCATCCTCGCGCGCCACCTGGGTGAAATTCACCCGCCATTCGATGCCGGATTTCTGTGGCCGCACGATCGCGCTTTTCCGCGGAAATCTGTGCGTGCCGGCGGCGATCGCCTTCTCCATCAATTGCGGAATGGTGCGCCAGGCCTCGCCGGCCTTGGCGGGATCGATGCCGTTGAGCCGCAGCATCATCGAAGGATACAGGGGATGGCCATGCTCGTCGCCGACCTCGAACGGCGCGCCGGCCCACACGGCGAGATCGCCGTCGCCGGAACAGTCGATGAAGATCTCCGCGCGCACCGCCTGGCGGCCGGCCCTGGTCTCCACCAGCATCGCGTTGATGCGACGCTCACCAGCCATGACGACGCCGGCGCCGAGGGCATGGAACAGGATATTCACCTTGTGGCTAGCCAGCAGCTCGTCGGCCGCGATCTTGTAGGCGGCGGTGTCGTAGGCCTGGGCAAACACCTTGCCCAGGATCAGATGCGGCGCGTTGAGACCGTTCAAGCGATCGATCCGCGCCAGCAGCTCCGAGGCCAGACCCTGCACCAGCCGCCGGTGCTCGCCATGGACGTTGCCGTGCAGGCCGCAGAAGTTGGTGACGCCGGCCGCGGTGCCCATGCCGCCGAGAAAGCCGTAGCGCTCGATCAGCAGCGTTTTCCGTCCCGCGCGCGCCGCTGCGGCCGCCGCCACGATGCCGGCCGGGCCGCCGCCGAGCACGACGACTTCATATTCGCCGTAGAGCGGTACTTTGCGCGCTGGTTCATCGATCGTCATGGCCGGCATGGCGCGTTCCTTCCCGGAATCTGGTTCGAACTGGATCACGACTTAGCCGGCGGTCCTCATGCCCGCAAGATCGCGGTTGCTCGCCATCGGTGAACCTGAGACAAGTGCGGCCATGAATTCGATCATCGTCAGGTACTGCTTCGCCGCTTCTATTGCCCTCGCGCTCACGGCCCTTCCCGCCGCAGCCGTGGAGCAAAACTGCCGCTTCATCCCGGCCAAGGCCGATCGCGAAGCCTGCTACAAGAGGCAGGAGGAAGAACTTGCGGCGAAGCGCAAGCCGGCCGCGCCGGCGGCTGAGAGCACGACGCTCGAAACGCTGCGCCAATTGCGCCAGGACGACGACGCCGTCTACCGCAGCATCAACAATATCTGCCGCGGCTGCTGACGCCTAACCTTTGCCACCGCCCCAGTTCGCCGCCCGTTTCTCTGCGAACGACGCAAGCCCTTCCGCCGCCTCGGCGCTCTGGCGCTTGAGCGAGTGCAATTGCACGAGCCGCGTATACGCCGCATCGTCCACCGCCATGCCGCCGAACGAGCTCTCCAGCGCGAGTCGCTTGGTCTCGGCCATCGCCTCGGGTCCGTTGGCGAGCAGCTGCTCGACCACCTTGACGCCTGCGGCCTCGAGATCGGCGAGCGGCACCACCTCGTGGACGAGGCCGATGCGGCGGGCATCTTCGGCGCCGAAGCGTTCGCCGGTCAGCGCGTAGCGACGGACCTGGCGGACGCCGATGGCATCGCAGAGCTGCGGGATGATGATCGCTGCGGTCAGGCCCCAGCGCACCTCGGTGATCGAGAACAGGGCGTTGTCGGCGGCAATCACGACGTCGCAGGCCGCGATGACGCCGGTACCGCCCCCGAAGCAGCCGCCCTGCACCAGCGCGACGGTGGGAATCGGCAACGTGTTGAGCCGCTGCACGGCTTCGAACGTCGCCCGCGAGGCCGCCTCGTTCGCCTCGCTCGATTGCGGCCGCACGCTGTTGATCCATTTGAGGTCGGCGCCGGCCTGGAAGTGCTTGCCGTTGCCCCGGAGCACGACGACGCGCAGATTGGGCTTGCTGCCGAGGTCGTCCATGGCCGCGAGCACGCCTGAGATCAGCGCGGCGTCATAGGCATTGTTGACCTCCGGCCGGTTCAACGTGACGGTCGCAACCCCGCGTTCATCGAGGCTCCACAGGACGGGGCTGGCAGTCATCGGCGGTCCTCCGGTTGTTTGCCGCGCACTATGGCTGAGGGCGCGTGCCCTGATCCATATCTTTCCGGCGTAGGGCGGCCGCGTCCATCGCATGGCGGCTTGTGTCATGCTGGCTGCGGGCGACACCACGGGATGGATACGGGATATCAATATGCGCATCTGCATTTTCGGCGCAGGCGCCGTCGGCAGCCACATTGCGGTACGGCTGGCGCGCGCCGGCCATGAGGTCAGTTGCGTGATGCGGGGGGCGCATCTGGAGGCGGCCCGCGCCAATGGCCTCAAGCTGCGCGTCGGCGATTCCGAGGTCGGTGCCAAGGTGAACGCGTCAGGCGATCCGGCCCAGCTCGGCCCGCAGGACGTCGTGATCTCGACCTTGAAGGCGACCGCGCTTCAGGGGCTGGTTTCCAGCATCAAGCCGCTGCTCCAGGACGACACTGCGATCGTGTTTGCGCAGAACGGCATTCCCTGGTGGTACGGCATCGGCCTGCCGCCGCGGCACCCGGCGCCGCCGGACATTTCATTCCTCGATCCCGGCGGGCGCCTGCGCGCCTGCATCCCGAAGGAACGGATCGTCGGCGGCGTGGTCTTCTCATCCAACGAGGTGATCGCGCCCGGCGTGGTGCAGAACCTGACGCCGGACCGCAACCGTCTCCTGATCGGCGAGTGCGACGACCGCAATTGCGAGCGCATCACCAGGCTGCGCGGTGTCTTCAACGACGCGCGGCTGGAATCGCCGCCGGTCGCCGAGATCCGCGAGGCGATCTGGTCAAAGCTGCTGACCAACATGTCGCTGTCGGTGCTGTGCCTGCTCACCGGCCAGACCGCGCGCGGCGTGCGCGACGACCCCGCCTTCACGGAGGTGATTCCGCGCATGCTGAACGAGGCCAACGAGATCGCCCAATACTTCATTCCCGAGGTCAAGCGCGTCAGCCGCAGCGGCCCTGCCCCCAACCACAAACCATCGCTGCTGCAGGATTACGAGCTCGGCCGCGCCATGGAGATCGACGTGCTGGTGAAGGCGCCCCAGGCCTTCGCGCGCACCGCCGGCCTGTCGACGCCGACGCTCGACCTGATCGCCGCGCTCGCCATCCAGAAGGCGCGCGACAGGGGGCTCTACTCGGCGTGAGTCTCAGGCGAGCGCGTCGATCCAGGCCGCGAGCGTGTCCAGCACCTCGGTGAGCGCCTCGTCATTGGTACGGCCGGATTTCTTCAGCACCGCGAAGGAATGGTCGCCGCCTGCGACCTCATGCAGCGTCGCCTTCGGGCCGAGCTTCTCGACGACAGGCTTGAGGTAGCTCAGATCGGCAAGCTCGTCGCGCGTGCCTTGCAGGAACAGCATGGGGATCGCGATGGCGGCAAGGTGTTCGGCGCGCTCGGATGACGGCTTCTTGGCGGCATGGAGGGGAAAGCCGAGAAAAGCGAGCCCTTTGACATCGGGCAGCGGCGACTTCGACTGCGCCTGCGAGGTCATGCGGCCGCCGAAGGATTTCCCACCGGCGACAAGCTTCAGCCCGGGACAGAGCCGCGCCGCCTCCGCGACCGCTGCGCGGATGCTCGCGTGTGCGATGGCGGGCGGATCAGGACGCCCCTTCTTCGCTTCCATGTAGGGAAAATTGAAGCGGAACGTCGCAATGCCGCGCTCGGCAAGGCCGGCTGCGACCTTCTCCATGAAGGAATGCCGCATGTCGGCCCCGGCGCCATGCGCCAGCACGTAGCAGGCGCGCGCATGCTCCGGCTGCGTCAGGATCGCCGAGACAGTGCCGATGCGCTCGATGTCGAGCTTGAGCTCGCGCCTCTGGACCAAGACTGGATGTTCCCGATGAGTCCCGCAACAGATACCCGCGCGACCGCGCTCTGGAAACATCAATCTTCGCGCGTGCTCGGCGCGCATGCCGTAACGCGCGGGAGCCGTCAGCTGACCCGCCGTTCCCGCCCCTCCCAGAACGGCCTGCGAAGCTCGCGCTTCAGCACCTTGCCGGCGCCCGACAGCGGCAGCGGCGTCTCGGTGATCTCGATGCTGCGGGGACATTTGTAGCCGGCAATCAGCGTCTTCGTGAACTCGATCAGCTCGCCGGTCGAGACCTCCACGCCACTGCGTTTGACCACGACGGCATGGACCTGCTCTCCCCATTGCTCATTGGGAATTCCGATCACGGCGCATTGCAGCACCGACGGATGCTGCGCCAGCGCGTTCTCGACCTCGACCGAGTACACATTCTCGCCGCCCGAGATGATCATGTCCTTCACGCGGTCGACGACATAGATGAACCCGTCCTCGTCCATGTAGCCGCCGTCGCCCGTGTGCATCCAGCCGTCGACGACGGCGCGCGCGGTCTCCTCCGGCCGTTCCCAATAGCCCATCATCACGGTGTCGCCGCGCACCACGATCTCGCCGACGGCGCCCGCCGGCAGCGGCTGGTCGTTCTCGTCGACGATCCGTACCTCGCAGCCGAGCGTGGCACGGCCGGCACCGCGATGGCGCCCCTTCCTGCGCCCCTCCCCGACATGCTCGTCGGGGTGCAGCAGCGTCGCGATCGGCGACAATTCGGTCATGCCATAGGCCTGCGTGAAGCGCACATGCGGCAGTGCGCGCGCGGCACGGTCGAGCACCGCCTCGCTGATCGGCGAGGCCCCGTAGATGATGTTCTTCAGGGACGACAGGTCGTAGTTGCCGATCGCGGGGTGATCGACGAACATCTGGATCATCGTGGGCACCAGCAGCACGTCGGTGACGCGCTCGTTCTGCATCGCAGCCATCACGCCTTCGGGCGTGAAGCCCTGAACGATCACGTTCGAGCCGCCGGAGAGCAGCAGCGAATACATCGCCGCCCCGTTGGCAAGGTGAAACATCGGGGCCGCATGCAGGTAGATCGCGCTCGCCGGAAACAGGCCTTCGCCGAGTGCGTTGAGCGCATTGGCCATCAGATTCTGGTGGCTGAGCATCACGCCTTTGGAACGGCCGGTGGTGCCGCCGGTGTAGAAGATGCCGGCGAGATCGTCGCCCTTGCGCATGGCATCGGGCACCGGAGCGCTGCCCGCAACCAGATCCTCATAGCTCTCCATCCCCGCCGGCGCCTCGCCATCATCGGCATAGATCAGCGTCAGCCCCGGAATGGCGCCTGCGAGCTGCGCGCCGACCTGCGCAAAGGCTTTGTCGACCAGCAGAACGGACGCGCGGCAGTCGCGCAGCGCATCCTCGTTTTCCAGAGCGCTCCAGCGGATGTTGAGCGGCACGATCACGCCGCCCGCCCAGCCGGTTGCCAGATAGAGCTCGAGATAGCGGTCCGAGTTGAAGGACAGCACCGCAACACGGTCGCCGTCCCTGACGCCGCGCGTGCGCAGGCCGCCGGCCAGCCTTGTAACGCGCTCGCCGAGTTCGCCCCAACTCCGCCGCCGCTGGCCATAGAATGTGGCCAGCCCATTCGGATTGATCTGCAGCGCCCTGCGCAGTCCGTGCGTGATGTTCATCCCGTTCCTCCTCCCGTGCGTTTCTTCCCTGTTGTTTTGCGTCCTGAGTTGCGCCCTTGCGGCGCCCTCGGCGTCTTCTTTGTCATCTGCAGCCGAACCTCGGCCGCCAAGCCGTCCGTCAGCCGCACCGTGAACTCGTCGGCGATTGCGGTCGGCGACAGCTTGCCCTCCCGCCGATACCAATGGCCGATCCAATTGAGCGAACCCGCGATCGCGAAGGCTGCAAGCTTGGGATCGCAAGGCCTGATCGAACCGTCGGCAATGCCTGCGGCAATGTATCGCCGGAAGGTGGCGTCGATCCGCCTCTTGGCGGCGCGCGCGATACCGGCGTTCCGCTCGGTCAGGTCGCGCAAATCGAAACGCACGAGACTCGCGCCGAAATCGGTCGCCATCAGTTCGGCATAGGCGTGCACCAGCTTGCGCAGCTTGGCGAGACCCGAACCACCGCCGGCGTTGATCTCCGTGATCACGCCGTCGACGAGTTCGGCGCCCATCGACCAGCATTCGAACAGGATCTCGTCCTTGCCCCGGAAGTAATTGTACAGCGCGGGCTTGGTAATGTTCAGCCGGTCCGCGACCTCGTTCAGCGTCACGCGATGGTAGCCCTGCTCCAGGAACAGTTGCACGGCGGCGCGCAGCACCGCCTCGCGCTTCTCGTCACGGGCGCGGCGCCGGCTCTCGAACGGCAGCCAGGGCGAAGGCGATGAAGGCGGAGCGGGCGGCGCTGAGTCCATGGTCGATCGGTTGACTCTGGTGGAGATCGGGCGATATGTTACCCATGGGTAAGAAAAAGTCCAATGGGTAATTTATTGGGAGGAAGCGATGTCTGACGTCGTCGTCGCCGGGGTCGGCATGATCCCGTTCGCCAAGCCGGGCGCCAGCGCGCCCTATCACGAGATGGGGACGGAAGCGGTCAAGCTCGCGCTCGCCGACGCCGGCCTCGGCTACGAGAAGGTCGAGCAGGCCTATGTCGGATACGTCTACGGCGACTCCACCTGCGGGCAGCGCGCGCTCTACCCTGTCGGAATGACCGGTATCCCCATCGTCAACGTCAACAACAATTGCTCGACCGGTTCGACCGCGCTGTTCATGGCGCGGCAGATGATCGCAAGCGGGGCGCTGGATTGCGTGCTGGCGGTCGGCTTCGAGCAGATGAAACCCGGCGCGCTCGGCAGCGTCTACACCGATCGCCCGAGCGCGTTCGAGGACTTCGACGCCGCCGCGGACCAGCTGATCGACGCCCCCGGCATTCCGCTGGCGCTGCGCTATTTCGGCGGCGCCGGGCTCAGCCACATGAAGAAATACGGCACGCCGCTCGACGCCTTCGCCAAGGTGCGCGCCAAGGCGAGCCGACACGCCAGGAACAATCCGCTCGCGCTTTTCCGCAAGGAAGTCACGGCGGACGACGTGATGAACGACCAGGTGATCTGGCCGGGCGTGATGACGCGCCTGATGGCGTGCCCGCCGACCTGCGGCGGCGCCGCCGCCGTGCTGGTCTCCGAGCGGTTTGCGGACAAGCATGGCATCGGCAAAGAGGTACGCATCGCGGCGCAGGCCATGACCACCGATACGCCCTCGACCTTCAAGGCCGGCGACATGATGCAGCTGGTCGGCTACGACATGGCAAGAGAGGCGGCCAGCCGGGTTTATGAGAGCGCCGGCATCGGCCCCGGCGATCTCGACGTGGTCGAGCTGCACGACTGCTTCGCCCATAACGAGCTCATCACCTACGAGGCGCTCGGCCTTTGCGGCGAGGGTGAAGCCGGCAAGTTCATCAATGACGGCGACAACACCTATGGCGGCCGGATCGTGACCAATCCGTCCGGCGGATTGCTGTCCAAGGGACATCCGCTCGGCGCCACCGGGCTTGCGCAGTGCTACGAGCTGACGCGGCAATTGCGCGGCACGGCAGGCTCCACGCAAGTCGAGGGTGCGAAGGTCGCGCTCCAGCACAATCTGGGCCTCGGCGGCGCCTGCGTCGTCACGCTCTACAAGCGGCACTGATAGCGGCCATGGTCGACCAGTCCGCCGTAGGGCGCAGCTTCACGCCGGTCACCGCGCGCGTCGAGCCCGGCCGTCTCCGCTACTTCCTCAACACGCTGGGTGAACAGAATCCGGTCTACCGCAATGCGGACGCTGCGCGGGCGGCCGGATTCGCCGGCACCCCAGTGCCGCCGACCTATTTGTTCTGCCTGGAGATGATGGACGTCGACGATCCCTTCGAAATGTTCACCGCGCTCGGCATCGATCTCGCCCGCGTGTTGCATGGCGAGCAGAGCTTCGCCTATCACGCGCCGGTTCTGGTCGGCGACACCCTGACGTTTCGGCCGCGCGTCACCAGCGTGACGGACAAGAAGGGCGGCGCGATGACGCTGATCGGCGTCCGATGCGAGGTGACCAACCAGGACGGCGTGCATGTCGCCGATACCGCGCGCACCATCGTGGTCCGCAACGAGGTGGCGCCATGACAGCATCCGGAGACATCAAGGCCGGCGACCGCATCGTCCACAAGGTCTTTCCGCCGATCACCCGCCACACGCTCGCGCTTTATTGCGGTGCATCGGGCGATCATAATCCGATCCACGTGGATATCGACTTCGCCAGGACGGCGGGATTTCCCGATGTGTTCGCCCACGGCATGCTGGTGATGGCCTATCTCGGGCAGGCCCTCACGGACGTGGTGCCGCCATCGAGGCTCCGCAGCTTTGCGACCCGGTTCGTCGCCTCACCCAGCTTGGCGCCAAGCTGACGTGCGAGGGCACCGTAACGGAGCTGTTCGCCGAGAATGGCGAGCGCCGCGCAAGGCTCGCGCTCACCTCCAAGGACGATCGCGGCGAGGTCAAGCTCGAAGGCAGCGCCGTCATCGCGCTGTGACAGCAAGAGGACTCATTCAAATGACAAAACTGCAGGGAAAGGTCGCGCTCGTCACCGGCTCGGGCCGCGGCATCGGGCGCGCGATCGCACTCAAGCTGGCGCGCGAAGGCGCCAGGGTCGTCGTCAACGACCTCGATGCCGAGCCCGGCAACGCCGTGGTCGCGGAGATCGAGGCGCTCGGCGGCAACGCCACTGCCGTGAACGGCAGCGTCGCGGAGGCGGGCTTCGCCGATCGCTTCGTCGGCGCCGCGCTGGACAAGTTCGGCGGGCTCGACATCATCGTCAACAATGCCGGCTTCACCTGGGACTCCACCATCCAGAAGATGACCGACGAGCAGTTCCAGGCCATGCTCGACGTCCATCTCGTCGCGCCGTTCCGGATCCTGCGCGCGGCCGCCGAACCGATCCGCGTCTTTGCCCGGAAGGAGGCCGAGGAAGGGCGCGAGGTGTTCCGGAAGGTCGTGAACATCTCCTCCATCGCAGGCCTCTACGGCAATGCCGGGCAGGCCAGCTATTCCTCGGCCAAGGCTTCGCTGATCGGATTGACCCGAACCATGTGCAAGGAGTGGGGCCGCTACAAGGTCAACGTCAATTGCGTCGCCTTTGGCCTCATCAACACCCGCCTGACCCAGCCGATCGAGGCGCAGCAGAAGACCATCGACGTCGCCGGCCGCGACATCAAAGTCGGCGTGCAGCCGCACATGCTCGAAGCCATGTCGCGCATGATCCCGCTCGGCCGCGGCGGTACGCCGGAAGAGGCGGCCGACGCCGTCTATCTGTTCTGCAGTCCGGAATCCAATTATATCAGCGGTCAGATGGTCGTCGCCGGCGGCGGCCTGATTGTGTGAGAGCGAGGCGCTGATGCATTATCGATCGTCCTGGATGACCGAAGAGCTGGACACGTTCCGCGACCAGTTCCGCAAATATCTCGCCAAGGACCTGGCCCCGCATGCCGAGAAGTGGCGCGAGCAGAAGATGGTCGACCGCTTCGCCTGGCGCGGGCTCGGCGAGATGGGCGCGCTGCTCGCGAGCGTGCCGGAGGAATATGGCGGCCTCGGCGCCACCTTCGCCTATGACGCCGCCGTGCTCGACGATCTCGAGAGCACGGTGCCGGAGCTGACCACCGGCGTCTCCGTGCACAGCGCCATTGTCGCGCACTACATCCTCAATTACGGCTCGGAGGAGCAGAAGAAACGCTGGCTGCCGAAGATGGCGTCCGGCGAGATGGTCGGCGCCATCGCCATGACCGAGCCCGGGACCGGCTCGGACCTGCAAGCCGTCAAGACCACGGCCAAGAAGCAGGGCAATTCCTACGTCATCAACGGCCAGAAGACCTTCATCACCAACGGCCAGGCCGCCGATCTCGTCATCGTGGTCGCGCGCACCGGCGAAGTCGGCGCGAAAGGCATTTCGCTGATCGCGGTCGAGACCGCAGGCGCGGACGGCTACAAACGCGGGCGCAACCTCGACAAGATCGGCCTGCACGCCTCCGACACCTCGGAGCTGTTCTTCGACAACGTGACGGTGCCGCCGGAAAACCTGCTCGGCAAGGAGGAGGGCCAGGGTTTCGTCCAGCTGATGCAGCAATTGCCGCAGGAGCGGCTTGCGCTCGCGGTCGGCGCCGTGGCCTCGATGGAGCGCGCGGTCAAGCTCACCACCGACTACACCAAGGAGCGGAAGGCGTTCGGCAAGCCGCTGATGGATTTCCAGAACACCGCCTTCACGCTGGCCGAGCGCAAGACCGAGGCGATGATCGCGCGCGTCTTCGTCGATTGGTGCATCGAGCGCCTGGTCGCGAAAGACCTCGACACCGTGACGGCCTCGATGGCGAAATATTGGTGCTCGGAGAAGCAGGTCGAGACCGCCGACGAATGCCTGCAGCTGTTCGGCGGCTACGGCTACATGCAGGAATACCCGATCTCGCGCATCTTCATCGATTCCCGCATCCAGAAGATCTATGGCGGCACCAACGAGATCATGAAGCTGCTGATCGCCAGATCCTTATAAGGTCAGGTCGCTGTAGATCACCGCGCGCGCCAGTCGCGCGGCCGGCAGCCGAAGCGCTGCTTGAAGCGGCGGGTGAAGTGGGAGAGGTCCGAGAAGCCCCAGTCGAACGCGATGGCGCCGATCGCCTGGTCCGCCTTCGCAGGATCGCTGAGGTCACGTGCCGCGCCGTCCAACCTTCGATCCATGACGTAGTCCGAGAATGTGGTGCCTGCGCGCTCGAACAATTTGTGCACGTAGCGCTCGCTGATGCCGATGGCACGCGCGACGTCCGCAACCGCAAGGCGCTGCTCGGAGAGCCGCTCATGCACGGCGCGGCGGAGGGCGAGCGCGGTCGCGTCGGCAAAGCTGGCGGCCTCGGCCGTCTGCGCACGCGCGCGGCGCGACAGGCTCAGCGCGACAAGATCGAGCAGCACGCCGAACAGCCTGACGGCTTCGCCTTCCGTCATCCGCAGCGCGGCGGCATTCAGCGTTCGCGCGGTCTCGACGATGAGATGGCCGACGAAGGGATCGTCGGACACACGCTCCACCCTGAAGTCGAAGGATGGCGGCAGCCGATCACGCAGCTCGCGCGAAGGCACCCAGAAGGATGCAACCTGCAGCGTCGGCCCGCGATCATGCAACAAGGTCACTTCCCGGTCGCTGTCGCAGATGCCGACCTGACCGCGCGACAGGCTGACGTCGCAGCCGCCCTGGACCACGCGGCAGCGGCCGGCTAGCTTGAAGTTCAGATAGAAGCAGCTTTCGGTCGACGCAGCGATATCGGCGCGCGAGCGATGCACGGTGTGCTCGGGAAAGACCACGCGGTTGATGGCACCGCTGCCGATCTTGATCGCCTCGACCTTGGCCGGGAAGCGTGAGGTGGTTGCCGATTCCGGCGTCAGGTTCATGAATGCCTGGCAGATCGCTTCGCGATAGTAGGAGAACTGCTCCTCCGGCCGCGTCTCGCCGGTGTCCCAGACCAAACGGCG from the Bradyrhizobium sp. WBAH42 genome contains:
- a CDS encoding ABC transporter ATP-binding protein; the protein is MDLIANHITHRFGDLAVLDDVSFTVGAGEVVAIVGPSGCGKSTLLSILGGLLQPTSGAPELRGAPPADSLNPLTFVFQDFALLPWATVEENVEFPLLHTQLSAAQRRALVEDALRRTGLTDFRQTYPKQLSGGMRQRVGISRALAVRPAILLMDEPLSALDSQTRELLMEDFIRLLADGGMGAVYVTHNLEEAARLADRIVVLSRRPGRIREVVTVPMTRAARGEAAAREKLLALQNQIWSLIRNEAIDAEREVQHA
- a CDS encoding ABC transporter substrate-binding protein, with protein sequence MIGIARLAVAGLMAIMAMGTARAEDALKAKIGVLRLSSSAPVFIALDKGYFREAGLDIELKFFDAAQPIAVATTSGDVDFGVTAFTAGLYNLAGKGVLKVIGGMSREKPGYPLIGYFASNNAYASGLKTPKDLAGKRVAMTQVGSSFHYSLGLLADKYGFKLADVKIVPLQSLSNAAAALKGETVDAALLPISTARKLMDEGGAKFLGWVGDETPWQLGAVFASPKTLANKALVTKFLGVLAKADREYHDVILAAMKDGVAPINDKTRPLLEIIAKYTNLPVEQVVGNCAYIDPEGKLDVKNVDNQIKWLQEQGFADKGFDADAIIVKEFVKAD
- a CDS encoding FAD-dependent oxidoreductase, translating into MPAMTIDEPARKVPLYGEYEVVVLGGGPAGIVAAAAAARAGRKTLLIERYGFLGGMGTAAGVTNFCGLHGNVHGEHRRLVQGLASELLARIDRLNGLNAPHLILGKVFAQAYDTAAYKIAADELLASHKVNILFHALGAGVVMAGERRINAMLVETRAGRQAVRAEIFIDCSGDGDLAVWAGAPFEVGDEHGHPLYPSMMLRLNGIDPAKAGEAWRTIPQLMEKAIAAGTHRFPRKSAIVRPQKSGIEWRVNFTQVAREDGHAINGIEPDDLTRGEIEGRKQALAAYEFLRSAVPGFEKSYIVDLPPQLGIRETRRIKGGYQLSGEDVLGCASFADCIGVNGWPIEAHVPGDVVFTFPPIPESRGYNELPYRMLVPEGVDNLLVAGRCASMTHEGQSAARVSGACFAMGEAAGSAAALALSGNRIPREIPIEKLQETLKQQGAFIGGDQAVPEGL
- a CDS encoding enoyl-CoA hydratase-related protein, with product MTASPVLWSLDERGVATVTLNRPEVNNAYDAALISGVLAAMDDLGSKPNLRVVVLRGNGKHFQAGADLKWINSVRPQSSEANEAASRATFEAVQRLNTLPIPTVALVQGGCFGGGTGVIAACDVVIAADNALFSITEVRWGLTAAIIIPQLCDAIGVRQVRRYALTGERFGAEDARRIGLVHEVVPLADLEAAGVKVVEQLLANGPEAMAETKRLALESSFGGMAVDDAAYTRLVQLHSLKRQSAEAAEGLASFAEKRAANWGGGKG
- a CDS encoding ketopantoate reductase family protein, giving the protein MRICIFGAGAVGSHIAVRLARAGHEVSCVMRGAHLEAARANGLKLRVGDSEVGAKVNASGDPAQLGPQDVVISTLKATALQGLVSSIKPLLQDDTAIVFAQNGIPWWYGIGLPPRHPAPPDISFLDPGGRLRACIPKERIVGGVVFSSNEVIAPGVVQNLTPDRNRLLIGECDDRNCERITRLRGVFNDARLESPPVAEIREAIWSKLLTNMSLSVLCLLTGQTARGVRDDPAFTEVIPRMLNEANEIAQYFIPEVKRVSRSGPAPNHKPSLLQDYELGRAMEIDVLVKAPQAFARTAGLSTPTLDLIAALAIQKARDRGLYSA
- a CDS encoding alpha/beta family hydrolase, encoding MVQRRELKLDIERIGTVSAILTQPEHARACYVLAHGAGADMRHSFMEKVAAGLAERGIATFRFNFPYMEAKKGRPDPPAIAHASIRAAVAEAARLCPGLKLVAGGKSFGGRMTSQAQSKSPLPDVKGLAFLGFPLHAAKKPSSERAEHLAAIAIPMLFLQGTRDELADLSYLKPVVEKLGPKATLHEVAGGDHSFAVLKKSGRTNDEALTEVLDTLAAWIDALA